A region from the Brassica napus cultivar Da-Ae chromosome C8, Da-Ae, whole genome shotgun sequence genome encodes:
- the LOC106430620 gene encoding GBF-interacting protein 1-like, whose amino-acid sequence MGSKGSVRKMIQSLKEIVNCSDSEIYTMLVECHMDPNETVIRLISQDAFQEVKSKRDKKKRDTKDQAESSRRGIPNRGARNSAKYSYNTARGGGNKFNSDETRFAQRGKGARNHWADSSSAPNSDPKNAEVKEAAPTGPTGAASSSLLPAPAYQSAWAKANPGKKTMAEIVKMGKPLHQKKVSVPRSSETQERGSKAPLKDEGSSTEKQESGSKAPLKDGGSSLEKKESGSKAPLKDEGSSFEMQDVSDPVPSLLKPFAEPKTHADQVSEPQHVDESEMDDEVLKTKTNQVAFHPDLDQVAQLSHLRFGSFGLIGSGRASSRFNYNLEDTQETEEDSSFRQHDTNFYGGEEELRYNATDEQTSYQIDSTARNYHASSDSEREAAHHEEPPQKDPYMQNLDRFFTNVMDLRDESISPPGGGQQAAALYQHPALHPYFNQHGMPLGHHGNFICDPFMPHGYMHPGFQQGFPVGNHQAPLVVVIPPSASSLQQQQNENTFAWQLPHMRVAPSGEVYICSVNPNMQPPGFVQAQQLHQQQLSQQALMSLDQLHHQHQHQHHQQSAGEASRQTQEQLWPNNN is encoded by the exons aTGGGCTCTAAAGGCAGCGTTAGAAAGATGATTCAGAGTTTGAAAGAGATCGTGAACTGTTCCGACTCAGAGATCTACACCATGCTTGTGGAGTGCCATATGGATCCTAACGAAACCGTTATTCGTCTCATTTCTCAAG ATGCTTTTCAAGAGGTGAAGAGCAAGCGAGACAAGAAGAAAAGGGAC ACAAAAGATCAAGCAGAGTCATCGAGACGTGGAATCCCAAATCGTGGAGCTAGAAACAGCGCTAAGTACAGTTACAACACTGCTCGAGGTGGCGGCAACAAATTTAACTCCGATG AGACAAGATTTGCTCAAAGAGGGAAGGGAGCACGTAACCATTGGGCTGACTCTTCTTCAGCACCAAACAG TGATCCTAAAAACGCTGAAGTTAAGGAAGCAGCACCAACGGGTCCAACTGGTGCAGCTTCTTCCTCTTTGCTGCCAGCACCAGCGTATCAATCCGCTTGGGCCAAAGCTAACCCCGGGAAGAAAACTATGGCTGAGATTGTGAAAATGGGTAAGCCTCTTCATCAGAAGAAAGTCAGTGTGCCTCGTTCATCAGAGACGCAAGAGAGGGGAAGCAAAGCTCCTTTGAAAGACGAAGGGTCTTCAACTGAGAAGCAAGAGAGTGGAAGCAAAGCCCCTTTGAAAGATGGAGGGTCTTCACTTGAGAAGAAAGAGAGTGGAAGCAAAGCTCCTTTGAAAGATGAAGGGTCTTCATTTGAGATGCAAGATGTTTCTGATCCAGTGCCTTCTCTCTTGAAACCATTTGCTGAACCTAAAACACATGCCGACCAAGTTAGCGAGCCTCAACATGTGGATGAGTCTGAAATGGATGATGAGGTCCTCAAGACGAAAACAAATCAAGTTGCATTTCATCCTGATCTAGACCAGGTTGCGCAATTGTCACACTTGAGGTTTGGTAGCTTTGGCTTGATAGGATCAGGCCGAGCTAGTAGTCGCTTTAATTATAACTTGGAGGACACGCAAGAGACAGAGGAGGATTCATCTTTCAGACAACATGACACTAACTTCTATGGAGGGGAAGAAGAACTTAGATATAATGCTACTGATGAACAAACATCCTATCAAATAGATTCGACCGCTAGAAACTACCATGCTTCATCAGATTCTGAAAGAGAAGCGGCACATCATGAAGAACCTCCTCAAAAAGATCCATATATGCAGAATCTTGACCGCTTCTTCACCAACGTAATG GATCTAAGAGATGAGAGTATATCTCCTCCCGGTGGAGGACAACAAGCAGCAGCTCTTTATCAACATCCCGCCTTACACCCATACTTTAATCAACATGGGATGCCATTAGGGCATCATGGTAACTTCATATGTGATCCATTCATGCCCCATGGTTACATGCATCCGGGTTTTCAGCAAGGGTTTCCTGTTGGTAACCATCAGGCTCCTCTAGTTGTGGTTATTCCTCCCTCTGCCTCATCACTTCAGCAGCAGCAG AACGAAAACACATTTGCCTGGCAACTACCACACATGCGTGTGGCTCCCAGTGGCGAAGTTTACATCTGCAGTGTTAATCCAAATATGCAGCCTCCCGGCTTCGTTCAAGCCCAACAACTGCACCAGCAACAGCTGTCTCAACAAGCTTTAATGTCACTGGACCAACTCCATCATCAACATCAGCATCAGCATCATCAACAAAGTGCTGGAGAGGCGTCTAGGCAGACTCAAGAACAGCTATGGCCCAATAACAACTAG